The proteins below are encoded in one region of Apostichopus japonicus isolate 1M-3 chromosome 4, ASM3797524v1, whole genome shotgun sequence:
- the LOC139966390 gene encoding dnaJ homolog subfamily A member 1-like — translation MVKETKYYDTLGVAPNATEVEMKKAYRKLAMKFHPDKNPEDPEKFKEISQAYEVLSDKKKREIYDRGGEQAIKEDASGGGFHNPMDIFDMFFGTSSRRRQQRSKDVIHQLSVTLEQLYNGAVKKLALQKNVLCEKCEGRGGKKGAVEKCDKCRGTGVTVQMRPIGPGMVQQIQSPCNTCNGQGEKINAKDRCKTCVGKKVIKERKILEIHIEKGMADGEKIVFSGEGDQEPGLETGDVIIVLDEKEHDQFQRRGDDLICNVTLQLVESLCGFQKTIKTLDDRELLISTHPGEIIKHEDIKVVSNEGMPLLKDSLARGRLIVHFEVKFPEKDSLDPDKLHLLESILPPREECMIPDDVEEVALEDYTRRHEGKQGRGANHIHNYDEDDDMEGHRGMQCQTH, via the exons ATGGTAAAAGAGACAAAGTATTATGACACCCTTGGGGTGGCACCCAATGCCACAGAGGTAGAGATGAAGAAAGCCTACAGGAAATTGGCCATGAAGTTCCACCCAGACAAGAACCCAGAGGATCCTGAGAAG TTCAAAGAAATCAGCCAAGCATACGAAGTCCTATCcgataaaaagaaaagagaaatttaCGACAGAGGTGGAGAGCAAGCGATTAAAGAGGATGCATCTGGCGGTGGCTTTCACAATCCTATGGACATCTTTGACATGTTCTTTGGGACTTCCTCGAGGCGCAGGCAGCAGAGAAGTAAAGACGTCATTCATCAGCTTAGCGTTACACTTGAACAGCTTTACAACGGAGCAGTAAAGAAACTGGCATTACAAAAGAATGTTTTATGTGAAAAATGTGAAG GACGAGGTGGGAAGAAAGGTGCAGTCGAAAAATGCGACAAGTGCAGGGGTACAGGAGTGACGGTGCAAATGAGGCCGATAGGTCCAGGGATGGTGCAACAAATTCAGAGCCCATGCAATACGTGCAATGGGCAGGGCGAGAAAATCAATGCAAAAGACCGGTGTAAGACATGTGTCGGGAAGAAAGTAATAAAGGAAAGGAAGATCCTTGAAATCCATATCGAGAAAG GAATGGCTGATGgagaaaaaattgttttcagtgGAGAAGGTGACCAAGAGCCTGGCTTAGAGACCGGTGATGTCATCATCGTCTTAGATGAGAAGGAGCACGATCAATTCCAGAGGCGGGGTGACGACCTCATCTGCAATGTGACCTTACAACTGGTTGAGAGTCTCTGCGGATTTCAGAAAACAATCAAAACGCTAGACGATCGAGAATTGTTAATCTCAACCCACCCAG GAGAAATTATAAAACACGAGGACATAAAGGTGGTATCGAACGAAGGAATGCCGTTGTTGAAAGACAGCTTGGCAAGAGGACGTCTGATCGTCCACTTCGAGGTCAAATTTCCCGAAAAAGACTCTTTAGATCCAGACAAGCTACACTTATTAGAGAGCATCCTACCACCTAGGGAAGAGTGTATGATACCAGACGACGTGGAAGAAGTCGCCCTGGAGGATTACACTCGACGTCACGAAGGCAAGCAAGGGAGAGGAGCCAATCACATCCACAACTATGACGAGGACGATGACATGGAAGGGCATAGAGGGATGCAGTGTCAAACACATTGA